One genomic window of Arachis hypogaea cultivar Tifrunner chromosome 8, arahy.Tifrunner.gnm2.J5K5, whole genome shotgun sequence includes the following:
- the LOC140174754 gene encoding uncharacterized protein, with protein sequence MTTNLSECINSVLKGTRNLPVCAIVKSTYHRLNELFVVKGRQAQAQIASGQVFSQFLQKAILANREGISQMLVTSYDRATTIFTVDEIAAVGVQSRVRLNLHARRCDCGYFQALHYPCAHALATCAYARLDWQQYVDLPMPDEEMWPPYEGPRVRPNPLLRCTLEGCPVSTRFRNEMDEVEPGPGKRCGLCRQPGHTRRHCPHASAA encoded by the exons ATGACGACCAATCTTTCTGAATGTATCAACTCCGTCCTGAAAGGCACTAGAAATCTACCCGTCTGTGCAATTGTCAAGTCTACCTACCATCGCCTAAATGAGTTATTCGTCGTCAAGGGTCGACAAGCACAAGCGCAGATTGCAAGCGGTCAGGTGTTCTCACAGTTCCTGCAGAAGGCCATATTAGCGAACCGTGAGGGAATTTCTCAGATGCTAGTGACTTCGTACGATAGAGCCACAACCATATTCACGGTCGACGAGATAGCTGCTGTAGGGGTGCAGTCTCGGGTGAGGCTTAACCTTCATGCTCGTAGATGTGACTGTGGTTACTTCCAGGCTTTACATTACCCATGTGCTCATGCTCTAGCCACTTGCGCCTACGCAAGACTAGATTGGCAACAGTACGTTGACTTG CCAATGCCGGATGAGGAGATGTGGCCGCCTTACGAAGGACCCCGTGTCCGTCCCAACCCACTCCTACGATGTACACTAGAAGGATGTCCGGTGTCGACGAGGTTTCGGAATGAGATGGACGAGGTTGAGCCCGGACCCGGTAAGCGATGTGGTCTTTGCAGGCAACCAGGACATACAAGGCGACATTGTCCCCACGCTTCTGCAGCCTAG
- the LOC112705444 gene encoding protein BUNDLE SHEATH DEFECTIVE 2, chloroplastic, whose product MAPALCLSLLTSLTITPTPGIYIKNHANSKHNRVNSVFQRSSTSRLIAKANAKGNQQNTKPNSMICADCDGNGAVQCSQCKGSGVNSVDVFNGQFKAGDSCWLCGGRKEMLCGNCNGAGFVGGFLSTHDQ is encoded by the exons ATGGCTCCAGCTCTGTGCCTGTCACTTCTAACTTCCCTTACAATTACACCAACACCAG GTATTTATATTAAGAACCATGCAAATTCAAAGCACAACAGAGTCAACTCTGTGTTTCAACGTTCTTCCACTTCTAGACTCATTGCAAAG GCTAATGCAAAAGGAAACCAGCAAAACACCAAACCCAATAGTATGATATGTGCAGATTGTGATGGAAATG GAGCAGTTCAATGCTCTCAGTGCAAAGGTAGTGGGGTGAACTCTGTTGATGTTTTCAATGGACAGTTTAAAGCTGGTGACTCATGCTGGCTTTGCGG GGGAAGGAAGGAAATGTTATGTGGAAATTGCAATGGAGCTGGATTTGTGGGTGGCTTCTTGAGCACTCATGATCAGTAG
- the LOC112707887 gene encoding RNA-dependent RNA polymerase 6 isoform X2, whose protein sequence is MDSEGSEKETVVTQVSIGGFDREVRANDLVVFLEEKIGMVDRCRLKTSWTPPESYPDFSIIDTTRVKKTDAYQKVEPHAFVHFAMSEYVAEALNAAGRGDLVLNNSPLKVSCGPENPHFLRQRRRKTTPFKMCDVLVEIGTLVKPEEFVVAWRGPNKGVNFLVDPFDSMCKVCFNKDVVFAFKGKETKAVIKCDFQVGFLVRDINEIKQYKDMSSFVVLLHLASAPWVWYRTADDDIVESPIDLLDDDDPWARTTDFTPSGAIGRCNFYRISIPPRHGAKLVKAMHYLRAQRVQDISLRRPPRVLDELDFGVSMSDPFFCIHSQKGVAFDVIFLVNAVLHKGIINQHSLSDEFFELLRNQPKEVNVAALKHLCSYKRPVFDAAKRLKQVQEWLLRNPKLYQNSKQLDDVVEVRRLVITPTKAYCIPPEVELSNRVLRNYKELSDRFLRVTFMDEGMQTINANALNYYVAPIVKEITSNSFPQKTLIYRRVKNILEEGFHLCGRKYSFLAFSSNQLRDRSAWFFANASNETCDTIRNWMGKFKIHNIAKCAARMGQCFSSTYATVQVADGEVNYRLPDIVRNNYVFSDGIGIITTDLAGEVAEKLKLDSVPSAYQIRFAGFKGVVASWPAKGDEHRLSLRPSMDKFSSNHKTLEICAWTRFQPGFLNRQIITLLSALDVSDEIFWQMQKAMISRLNEMLVDANVAFEVLTKSCAEHGNAAAIMLSCGFNPQNEPHLRGMLTSTRAAQLWGLREKSRIFVSSGRWLMGVLDELAVLEQGQCFVQVSTPSLENCFSKHGSRFSETKNLHIVKGLVVIAKNPCLHPGDVRVLEAVDAPELHHLHDCLVFPQKGDRPHTNEASGSDLDGDLYFATWDENLIPPSKSSWIPMDYTAQESQRTNRQVTTRDIVDFFVRNMVNEHLGTICNAHVVHADCSEYGALDEKCIKLAELAATAVDFPKTGKIVAMPPQLKPKLYPDFMGKEPHQSYKSTKILGRLYRSIKDAYDKEIDAPDLNYPTDDIPYDTDLEVPGSADFIADAWEKKCSYDGQLSGLLGQYKVKREEEVVTGQIWSMPKYNSRKQGELKERLKHSYSALKKEFRNMFEKLNLNPDAGELSDEEKNLLYEKKASAWYQVTYHPEWVKKSLELQFKSPESQEPGSLGNVVMLSFPWIAVDYLARMKIRHRNFGNFDSTRPVDSLAKYLSERL, encoded by the exons ATGGATTCTGAAGGAAGTGAAAAGGAGACCGTGGTTACTCAGGTTAGCATTGGTGGATTTGACCGTGAGGTCAGAGCAAATGATCTTGTGGTATTCTTGGAAGAGAAAATTGGAATGGTAGATAGGTGTCGCTTGAAGACCTCTTGGACCCCTCCAGAGTCATATCCAGATTTCAGCATCATTGATACTACACGGGTTAAAAAAACTGATGCCTATCAGAAGGTGGAGCCCCATGCCTTTGTGCATTTCGCAATGTCGGAATATGTAGCTGAGGCTCTTAATGCTGCAGGTCGAGGTGATCTAGTTTTGAATAACTCGCCATTGAAAGTTAGTTGTGGTCCTGAAAATCCACACTTCTTAAGGCAGAGGAGGAGAAAGACAACTCCTTTTAAGATGTGTGATGTACTTGTTGAAATTGGTACTTTAGTTAAACCTGAGGAATTTGTAGTCGcttggagaggacctaacaaagGGGTAAACTTTCTAGTGGATCCTTTTGATAGCATGTGCAAAGTTTGTTTCAATAAGGACGTTGTATTTGCATtcaaaggaaaagaaacaaaAGCAGTCATAAAGTGTGATTTTCAGGTGGGATTCTTGGTGAGAGACATAAATGAGATAAAGCAATATAAGGATATGTcatcttttgttgttttattgCACCTTGCTTCAGCTCCTTGGGTTTGGTATAGAACTGCAGATGATGACATTGTAGAATCTCCAATTGATTTGCTTGATGACGATGATCCGTGGGCTAGGACCACTGATTTTACACCAAGTGGGGCCATTGGTCGATGCAATTTTTATAGAATTTCAATACCACCACGCCACGGTGCAAAATTGGTTAAGGCCATGCATTACTTGAGAGCTCAAAGAGTGCAAGATATTTCACTTAGGCGACCACCTAGGGTACTGGATGAACTAGATTTTGGTGTGTCCATGTCAGATCCTTTCTTCTGCATTCATTCACAGAAAGGTGTTGCTTTTGATGTTATATTCTTGGTTAATGCTGTCTTGCACAAAGGTATAATCAATCAACACAGTTTGTCAGATGAGTTTTTTGAATTGCTGAGAAATCAACCTAAGGAGGTCAATGTGGCTGCGCTGAAACACTTATGTTCATACAAGCGTCCAGTGTTTGATGCAGCTAAGAGGCTGAAACAAGTCCAAGAATGGTTGCTCAGAAATCCAAAACTTTATCAGAACTCGAAACAGTTAGATGATGTTGTTGAGGTTAGAAGACTGGTCATCACTCCAACTAAAGCCTACTGTATACCACCAGAGGTTGAACTGTCCAACAGGGTTCTTAGAAACTACAAAGAACTTTCAGATCGTTTCTTAAGGGTCACCTTTATGGATGAAGGCATGCAAACAATCAATGCGAATGCTCTTAACTATTATGTTGCTCCCATAGTGAAGGAAATCACTTCAAACTCCTTTCCGCAGAAGACACTAATTTATAGGAGGGTGAAGAATATCTTGGAAGAGGGGTTTCATTTATGTGGCCGAAAGTATTCATTTTTGGCCTTCTCTTCCAATCAACTGCGGGATCGTTCTGCTTGGTTTTTTGCTAATGCAAGCAACGAAACTTGTGATACCATAAGAAATTGGATGGGAAAGTTCAAAATACACAATATTGCAAAATGTGCTGCTCGGATGGGACAGTGTTTTTCATCCACTTATGCAACAGTTCAAGTTGCAGATGGTGAGGTTAACTATCGTTTGCCTGATATTGTAAGGAATAACTATGTTTTCTCCGATGGCATCGGTATTATTACTACTGATCTGGCAGGGGAAGTTGCTGAAAAGTTGAAATTGGACAGTGTGCCCTCTGCATATCAGATCAGATTTGCTGGTTTTAAAGGGGTAGTAGCCTCTTGGCCTGCCAAAGGGGATGAGCATCGGCTCTCTTTAAGGCCTAGTATGGACAAGTTTTCTTCTAATCATAAGACCTTGGAGATTTGTGCCTGGACTAGGTTTCAGCCTGGATTTCTGAATAGGCAGATTATAACATTGCTTTCAGCATTGGATGTATCAGATGAAATATTTTGGCAAATGCAGAAGGCAATGATTTCAAGGTTAAATGAAATGCTTGTGGATGCCAATGTGGCATTTGAAGTTCTTACGAAATCCTGTGCTGAGCATGGAAATGCTGCAGCAATAATGTTAAGTTGTGGTTTCAACCCCCAAAATGAACCTCACCTTAGAGGTATGTTGACTTCCACACGTGCTGCACAGTTATGGGGACTCAGAGAAAAGTCTAGGATTTTTGTATCTTCTGGCCGGTGGTTGATGGGTGTATTAGATGAGTTGGCTGTGCTTGAACAAGGGCAATGCTTTGTTCAAGTGTCTACTCCCTCACTTGAGAATTGTTTCTCAAAGCATGGGTCAAGATTTTCAGAGACAAAGAACCTTCACATAGTGAAAGGTTTGGTGGTTATAGCAAAAAATCCTTGTCTTCACCCAGGTGATGTAAGAGTTTTGGAGGCAGTTGATGCTCCTGAATTGCATCATTTACATGATTGTCTTGTGTTCCCTCAAAAAGGGGACAGACCTCATACAAATGAGGCTTCTGGAAGTGACCTTGATGGGGATCTTTATTTTGCCACATGGGATGAAAATCTTATTCCACCTAGTAAGAGTAGCTGGATACCTATGGATTATACTGCACAAGAAAGCCAACGTACCAACCGTCAAGTCACTACTCGG GACATTGTAGATTTTTTTGTCAGAAACATGGTCAATGAGCATTTGGGTACCATATGCAATGCACATGTTGTACACGCTGATTGCAGCGAGTATGGTGCCTTGGACGAGAAATGCATAAAACTGGCTGAGTTAGCAGCAACTGCGGTTGATTTTCCAAAGACTGGGAAGATTGTTGCGATGCCACCTCAATTGAAACCAAAATTGTACCCTGATTTTATGGGCAAGGAGCCGCACCAATCCTATAAATCCACAAAAATCCTTGGCAGACTTTACAGGAGTATCAAAGATGCCTATGATAAAGAAATCGATGCACCTGATTTGAACTATCCAACAGATGACATACCTTACGATACAGATCTTGAGGTTCCAGGATCTGCTGATTTTATTGCTGATGCATGGGAAAAGAAGTGCTCTTATGATGGTCAATTGAGTGGACTTCTTGGTCAATATAAagtgaaaagagaagaagaggttGTCACTGGGCAGATCTGGTCTATGCCAAAATACAACAGTAGGAAGCAAGGGGAGCTGAAGGAGAGACTCAAACACTCATATAGTGCCCTGAAAAAAGAATTCCGGAACATGTtcgagaaattgaatttgaaccCAGATGCAGGAGAATTAAGTGACGAAGAAAAGAATCTGTTGTATGAAAAGAAAGCTTCGGCGTGGTATCAGGTGACATATCATCCTGAGTGGGTAAAGAAGTCCCTTGAACTGCAATTCAAGTCCCCAGAGAGCCAGGAGCCAGGTAGTTTGGGGAATGTGGTGATGCTGAGTTTCCCCTGGATTGCTGTTGATTACCTTGCTCGCATGAAGATAAGGCATCGAAACTTTGGAAACTTCGACTCCACTAGGCCAGTTGATTCCCTGGCAAAGTACCTATCCGAAAGGTTATAG
- the LOC112707887 gene encoding RNA-dependent RNA polymerase 6 isoform X1 gives MSVLSPFVLSQDLEKMDSEGSEKETVVTQVSIGGFDREVRANDLVVFLEEKIGMVDRCRLKTSWTPPESYPDFSIIDTTRVKKTDAYQKVEPHAFVHFAMSEYVAEALNAAGRGDLVLNNSPLKVSCGPENPHFLRQRRRKTTPFKMCDVLVEIGTLVKPEEFVVAWRGPNKGVNFLVDPFDSMCKVCFNKDVVFAFKGKETKAVIKCDFQVGFLVRDINEIKQYKDMSSFVVLLHLASAPWVWYRTADDDIVESPIDLLDDDDPWARTTDFTPSGAIGRCNFYRISIPPRHGAKLVKAMHYLRAQRVQDISLRRPPRVLDELDFGVSMSDPFFCIHSQKGVAFDVIFLVNAVLHKGIINQHSLSDEFFELLRNQPKEVNVAALKHLCSYKRPVFDAAKRLKQVQEWLLRNPKLYQNSKQLDDVVEVRRLVITPTKAYCIPPEVELSNRVLRNYKELSDRFLRVTFMDEGMQTINANALNYYVAPIVKEITSNSFPQKTLIYRRVKNILEEGFHLCGRKYSFLAFSSNQLRDRSAWFFANASNETCDTIRNWMGKFKIHNIAKCAARMGQCFSSTYATVQVADGEVNYRLPDIVRNNYVFSDGIGIITTDLAGEVAEKLKLDSVPSAYQIRFAGFKGVVASWPAKGDEHRLSLRPSMDKFSSNHKTLEICAWTRFQPGFLNRQIITLLSALDVSDEIFWQMQKAMISRLNEMLVDANVAFEVLTKSCAEHGNAAAIMLSCGFNPQNEPHLRGMLTSTRAAQLWGLREKSRIFVSSGRWLMGVLDELAVLEQGQCFVQVSTPSLENCFSKHGSRFSETKNLHIVKGLVVIAKNPCLHPGDVRVLEAVDAPELHHLHDCLVFPQKGDRPHTNEASGSDLDGDLYFATWDENLIPPSKSSWIPMDYTAQESQRTNRQVTTRDIVDFFVRNMVNEHLGTICNAHVVHADCSEYGALDEKCIKLAELAATAVDFPKTGKIVAMPPQLKPKLYPDFMGKEPHQSYKSTKILGRLYRSIKDAYDKEIDAPDLNYPTDDIPYDTDLEVPGSADFIADAWEKKCSYDGQLSGLLGQYKVKREEEVVTGQIWSMPKYNSRKQGELKERLKHSYSALKKEFRNMFEKLNLNPDAGELSDEEKNLLYEKKASAWYQVTYHPEWVKKSLELQFKSPESQEPGSLGNVVMLSFPWIAVDYLARMKIRHRNFGNFDSTRPVDSLAKYLSERL, from the exons ATGTCAGTGCTTTCTCCCTTTGTGCTTTCACAG GATCTTGAGAAAATGGATTCTGAAGGAAGTGAAAAGGAGACCGTGGTTACTCAGGTTAGCATTGGTGGATTTGACCGTGAGGTCAGAGCAAATGATCTTGTGGTATTCTTGGAAGAGAAAATTGGAATGGTAGATAGGTGTCGCTTGAAGACCTCTTGGACCCCTCCAGAGTCATATCCAGATTTCAGCATCATTGATACTACACGGGTTAAAAAAACTGATGCCTATCAGAAGGTGGAGCCCCATGCCTTTGTGCATTTCGCAATGTCGGAATATGTAGCTGAGGCTCTTAATGCTGCAGGTCGAGGTGATCTAGTTTTGAATAACTCGCCATTGAAAGTTAGTTGTGGTCCTGAAAATCCACACTTCTTAAGGCAGAGGAGGAGAAAGACAACTCCTTTTAAGATGTGTGATGTACTTGTTGAAATTGGTACTTTAGTTAAACCTGAGGAATTTGTAGTCGcttggagaggacctaacaaagGGGTAAACTTTCTAGTGGATCCTTTTGATAGCATGTGCAAAGTTTGTTTCAATAAGGACGTTGTATTTGCATtcaaaggaaaagaaacaaaAGCAGTCATAAAGTGTGATTTTCAGGTGGGATTCTTGGTGAGAGACATAAATGAGATAAAGCAATATAAGGATATGTcatcttttgttgttttattgCACCTTGCTTCAGCTCCTTGGGTTTGGTATAGAACTGCAGATGATGACATTGTAGAATCTCCAATTGATTTGCTTGATGACGATGATCCGTGGGCTAGGACCACTGATTTTACACCAAGTGGGGCCATTGGTCGATGCAATTTTTATAGAATTTCAATACCACCACGCCACGGTGCAAAATTGGTTAAGGCCATGCATTACTTGAGAGCTCAAAGAGTGCAAGATATTTCACTTAGGCGACCACCTAGGGTACTGGATGAACTAGATTTTGGTGTGTCCATGTCAGATCCTTTCTTCTGCATTCATTCACAGAAAGGTGTTGCTTTTGATGTTATATTCTTGGTTAATGCTGTCTTGCACAAAGGTATAATCAATCAACACAGTTTGTCAGATGAGTTTTTTGAATTGCTGAGAAATCAACCTAAGGAGGTCAATGTGGCTGCGCTGAAACACTTATGTTCATACAAGCGTCCAGTGTTTGATGCAGCTAAGAGGCTGAAACAAGTCCAAGAATGGTTGCTCAGAAATCCAAAACTTTATCAGAACTCGAAACAGTTAGATGATGTTGTTGAGGTTAGAAGACTGGTCATCACTCCAACTAAAGCCTACTGTATACCACCAGAGGTTGAACTGTCCAACAGGGTTCTTAGAAACTACAAAGAACTTTCAGATCGTTTCTTAAGGGTCACCTTTATGGATGAAGGCATGCAAACAATCAATGCGAATGCTCTTAACTATTATGTTGCTCCCATAGTGAAGGAAATCACTTCAAACTCCTTTCCGCAGAAGACACTAATTTATAGGAGGGTGAAGAATATCTTGGAAGAGGGGTTTCATTTATGTGGCCGAAAGTATTCATTTTTGGCCTTCTCTTCCAATCAACTGCGGGATCGTTCTGCTTGGTTTTTTGCTAATGCAAGCAACGAAACTTGTGATACCATAAGAAATTGGATGGGAAAGTTCAAAATACACAATATTGCAAAATGTGCTGCTCGGATGGGACAGTGTTTTTCATCCACTTATGCAACAGTTCAAGTTGCAGATGGTGAGGTTAACTATCGTTTGCCTGATATTGTAAGGAATAACTATGTTTTCTCCGATGGCATCGGTATTATTACTACTGATCTGGCAGGGGAAGTTGCTGAAAAGTTGAAATTGGACAGTGTGCCCTCTGCATATCAGATCAGATTTGCTGGTTTTAAAGGGGTAGTAGCCTCTTGGCCTGCCAAAGGGGATGAGCATCGGCTCTCTTTAAGGCCTAGTATGGACAAGTTTTCTTCTAATCATAAGACCTTGGAGATTTGTGCCTGGACTAGGTTTCAGCCTGGATTTCTGAATAGGCAGATTATAACATTGCTTTCAGCATTGGATGTATCAGATGAAATATTTTGGCAAATGCAGAAGGCAATGATTTCAAGGTTAAATGAAATGCTTGTGGATGCCAATGTGGCATTTGAAGTTCTTACGAAATCCTGTGCTGAGCATGGAAATGCTGCAGCAATAATGTTAAGTTGTGGTTTCAACCCCCAAAATGAACCTCACCTTAGAGGTATGTTGACTTCCACACGTGCTGCACAGTTATGGGGACTCAGAGAAAAGTCTAGGATTTTTGTATCTTCTGGCCGGTGGTTGATGGGTGTATTAGATGAGTTGGCTGTGCTTGAACAAGGGCAATGCTTTGTTCAAGTGTCTACTCCCTCACTTGAGAATTGTTTCTCAAAGCATGGGTCAAGATTTTCAGAGACAAAGAACCTTCACATAGTGAAAGGTTTGGTGGTTATAGCAAAAAATCCTTGTCTTCACCCAGGTGATGTAAGAGTTTTGGAGGCAGTTGATGCTCCTGAATTGCATCATTTACATGATTGTCTTGTGTTCCCTCAAAAAGGGGACAGACCTCATACAAATGAGGCTTCTGGAAGTGACCTTGATGGGGATCTTTATTTTGCCACATGGGATGAAAATCTTATTCCACCTAGTAAGAGTAGCTGGATACCTATGGATTATACTGCACAAGAAAGCCAACGTACCAACCGTCAAGTCACTACTCGG GACATTGTAGATTTTTTTGTCAGAAACATGGTCAATGAGCATTTGGGTACCATATGCAATGCACATGTTGTACACGCTGATTGCAGCGAGTATGGTGCCTTGGACGAGAAATGCATAAAACTGGCTGAGTTAGCAGCAACTGCGGTTGATTTTCCAAAGACTGGGAAGATTGTTGCGATGCCACCTCAATTGAAACCAAAATTGTACCCTGATTTTATGGGCAAGGAGCCGCACCAATCCTATAAATCCACAAAAATCCTTGGCAGACTTTACAGGAGTATCAAAGATGCCTATGATAAAGAAATCGATGCACCTGATTTGAACTATCCAACAGATGACATACCTTACGATACAGATCTTGAGGTTCCAGGATCTGCTGATTTTATTGCTGATGCATGGGAAAAGAAGTGCTCTTATGATGGTCAATTGAGTGGACTTCTTGGTCAATATAAagtgaaaagagaagaagaggttGTCACTGGGCAGATCTGGTCTATGCCAAAATACAACAGTAGGAAGCAAGGGGAGCTGAAGGAGAGACTCAAACACTCATATAGTGCCCTGAAAAAAGAATTCCGGAACATGTtcgagaaattgaatttgaaccCAGATGCAGGAGAATTAAGTGACGAAGAAAAGAATCTGTTGTATGAAAAGAAAGCTTCGGCGTGGTATCAGGTGACATATCATCCTGAGTGGGTAAAGAAGTCCCTTGAACTGCAATTCAAGTCCCCAGAGAGCCAGGAGCCAGGTAGTTTGGGGAATGTGGTGATGCTGAGTTTCCCCTGGATTGCTGTTGATTACCTTGCTCGCATGAAGATAAGGCATCGAAACTTTGGAAACTTCGACTCCACTAGGCCAGTTGATTCCCTGGCAAAGTACCTATCCGAAAGGTTATAG